In Acidimicrobiales bacterium, the following proteins share a genomic window:
- the menB gene encoding 1,4-dihydroxy-2-naphthoyl-CoA synthase, with amino-acid sequence MGDDTGGLPAWKAAGSYQDIRYETAEGIAKVTIARPEVRNAFRPQTLFELADAFNAARDDPGIGVVILTGEGTEAFCSGGDQRIRGDDGYLGDDDVARAGIGRLNVLDLQVQIRRLPKPVVAMVAGYAIGGGHVLHLVCDLTIAADNARFGQTGPRVGSFDAGYGAGLLARTIGLKRAKEIWFLCRQYDARRAYEMGLVNAVVPLERLEAETVAWCREMLRLSPIALRMLKAGFNAAEDGLAGIQQLAGDATMLFYMSEEAQEGRNAFVEKRPPDFSRFPRRP; translated from the coding sequence ATGGGAGACGACACGGGGGGCCTCCCCGCCTGGAAGGCGGCGGGCAGCTACCAGGACATCCGCTACGAGACCGCCGAGGGGATCGCGAAGGTCACGATCGCCCGCCCCGAGGTGCGCAACGCCTTCCGGCCCCAGACGCTCTTCGAGCTCGCCGACGCCTTCAACGCGGCGCGCGACGACCCGGGGATCGGGGTCGTCATCCTCACCGGCGAGGGCACGGAGGCCTTCTGCTCCGGCGGCGACCAGCGCATCCGGGGCGACGACGGCTACCTCGGCGACGACGACGTGGCCAGGGCGGGGATCGGGCGGCTCAACGTCCTCGACCTGCAGGTGCAGATCCGCCGCCTCCCCAAGCCCGTCGTCGCCATGGTGGCGGGCTACGCCATCGGCGGGGGCCACGTGCTCCACCTCGTGTGCGACCTCACGATCGCGGCCGACAACGCCCGCTTCGGGCAGACCGGCCCGCGCGTCGGGAGCTTCGACGCCGGCTACGGCGCGGGCCTGCTGGCGCGCACCATCGGCCTCAAGCGCGCGAAGGAGATCTGGTTCCTCTGCCGCCAGTACGACGCGCGCCGCGCCTACGAGATGGGCCTCGTCAACGCCGTCGTCCCGCTCGAGCGCCTCGAGGCAGAGACGGTGGCGTGGTGTCGCGAGATGCTCCGCCTCTCGCCGATCGCGCTGCGGATGCTGAAGGCCGGCTTCAACGCGGCCGAGGACGGCCTCGCCGGGATCCAGCAGCTCGCCGGCGACGCGACCATGCTCTTCTACATGAGCGAGGAGGCCCAGGAGGGTCGGAACGCCTTCGTCGAGAAGCGGCCCCCCGACTTCTCGCGCTTCCCCCGCCGCCCGTGA
- a CDS encoding fatty acid--CoA ligase family protein produces the protein MRRLVALDLPAGDELVAALRRCLDGGDAVLPLDQRLPTAAKARLVEALAPHAVVGPDGSSQRRRSARPLEDGDALVVATSGTTGEPKGVVLGADALRASALAASARLGVDPGRDRWLCCLPAAHVGGLMVIVRALVTETPLTVLPRFDADAVLAEARRGATLVSLVPTALGRLGPGAAAFRTVVLGGQAPPAELPGNVVTTYGMTETASGVVYDGRPLDGVEVRVAPDGEIEVRGPMLLRCYRDGHDPKDAEGWLRTGDAGTLGADGRLVVHGRIAEVVVTGGEKVWPAAVEAVLGRHPKVLEVAVAGVPDPEWGARVVAYVVPRPGSPPTLAELRRLVAEELGPVAAPRQLELRDALPRSALGKVRRAALAGGTGRD, from the coding sequence GTGCGCCGGCTCGTCGCCTTGGACCTGCCCGCCGGCGACGAGCTCGTGGCGGCGCTGCGCCGCTGCCTCGACGGGGGCGACGCCGTCCTCCCCCTCGACCAGCGCCTCCCGACCGCCGCGAAGGCGCGCCTCGTCGAGGCGCTCGCGCCGCACGCCGTCGTCGGTCCGGACGGCTCCTCGCAGCGGCGCCGCTCTGCTCGGCCCCTCGAGGACGGCGACGCCCTCGTGGTCGCGACCTCGGGGACGACCGGCGAGCCGAAGGGCGTCGTGCTCGGCGCCGACGCGCTGCGCGCCTCGGCGCTCGCCGCGAGCGCGCGCCTCGGCGTCGACCCCGGCCGGGACCGCTGGCTGTGCTGCCTGCCAGCCGCCCACGTCGGCGGCCTGATGGTCATCGTGCGGGCGCTCGTCACCGAGACGCCGCTCACGGTCCTGCCCCGCTTCGACGCCGACGCGGTGCTCGCCGAGGCGCGGCGGGGCGCGACGCTCGTCTCGCTCGTCCCGACGGCGCTCGGCCGCCTCGGCCCGGGCGCCGCCGCCTTCCGCACCGTCGTGCTCGGCGGGCAGGCGCCGCCAGCGGAACTGCCCGGCAACGTCGTCACCACCTACGGCATGACCGAGACGGCGAGCGGCGTCGTCTACGACGGCCGGCCCCTCGACGGCGTCGAGGTGCGCGTCGCGCCCGACGGCGAGATCGAGGTGCGCGGCCCGATGCTGCTCCGCTGCTACCGAGACGGGCACGACCCGAAGGACGCCGAGGGGTGGCTGCGCACGGGGGACGCCGGCACCCTCGGCGCGGACGGCCGCCTCGTCGTCCACGGGCGCATCGCCGAGGTCGTCGTGACGGGCGGGGAGAAGGTCTGGCCCGCCGCCGTCGAGGCGGTCCTCGGGCGGCACCCGAAGGTCCTCGAGGTGGCGGTGGCGGGCGTGCCCGACCCCGAGTGGGGGGCGCGCGTCGTCGCCTACGTCGTGCCCCGGCCGGGCTCGCCGCCGACGCTCGCCGAGCTGCGCCGCCTCGTGGCCGAGGAGCTCGGGCCCGTCGCCGCGCCGAGGCAGCTCGAGCTTCGCGACGCCCTGCCGCGCTCCGCGCTCGGCAAGGTCCGCCGCGCCGCGCTCGCCGGCGGCACCGGGCGCGACTGA